A single Flavobacterium sp. 1 DNA region contains:
- a CDS encoding IS630 family transposase has product MCQETALNAVGDFSSVNLYFQDESRFGLFTRNGKSVTAIRVKPICTFQQVFKSTWLSGAFSPITGDHFQLILPHCNTDNFQIFLNNFSKENPKELKIMVLDNGRFHKAKRLIVPENIVLVFLPPYSPELNPAEKMWAKYKREFSNKFYNSIEDVEDFIITAVKNTSKKEVMSICGYAYVFLDQIWSKN; this is encoded by the coding sequence ATCTGTCAAGAAACAGCACTAAATGCTGTAGGCGATTTTAGCTCTGTAAATTTATATTTTCAAGATGAGTCACGTTTTGGCTTATTTACTCGAAATGGAAAATCAGTTACTGCAATTAGGGTTAAACCAATTTGCACTTTCCAACAAGTTTTTAAATCAACATGGCTTTCTGGGGCTTTTTCGCCCATAACAGGGGATCATTTTCAATTAATACTTCCACATTGCAACACTGATAATTTTCAAATTTTTCTAAATAATTTTTCAAAAGAAAACCCCAAAGAACTCAAAATAATGGTATTGGATAATGGGCGATTCCATAAGGCTAAAAGATTGATCGTTCCAGAAAATATTGTTTTGGTTTTCCTGCCACCATATAGCCCGGAACTTAATCCAGCCGAAAAAATGTGGGCAAAATACAAAAGAGAATTTTCTAATAAATTTTATAATTCAATCGAAGATGTAGAAGATTTCATTATTACTGCAGTTAAAAACACAAGTAAAAAAGAGGTAATGAGTATCTGTGGTTATGCCTACGTCTTTTTAGATCAAATTTGGTCTAAAAATTAA
- the hpt gene encoding hypoxanthine phosphoribosyltransferase: MIQLHDKQFVPFISAKEINFAIEKMAAQIEDDFFDETPIFIGVLNGSFMVVSDFLKLYKKPCEVSFIKLASYEGTSSTESVKQLIGLNQDLTGRTVIVIEDIIDTGNTLEELKKLFKSQNVKHFKIATLFFKPDAFKKDLKIDYVGIRIPNKFIVGFGLDYDGLGRNLPEVYQLKE; encoded by the coding sequence GTGATACAACTACACGATAAACAATTTGTTCCGTTTATTTCAGCCAAAGAAATAAACTTCGCTATTGAAAAAATGGCAGCACAAATAGAAGACGATTTTTTTGACGAAACGCCAATTTTTATTGGAGTCCTAAACGGTTCTTTTATGGTAGTTTCCGATTTTTTAAAATTATACAAAAAACCCTGTGAAGTTTCATTTATTAAATTAGCATCCTACGAAGGAACATCTTCTACAGAATCCGTTAAGCAATTAATTGGTTTAAATCAAGATTTAACGGGGCGTACAGTAATTGTTATAGAAGATATTATTGATACAGGAAATACTTTGGAAGAATTAAAAAAATTGTTTAAAAGCCAGAATGTAAAGCATTTTAAAATTGCCACGCTTTTCTTCAAGCCGGATGCATTTAAAAAAGACCTGAAAATTGACTATGTCGGAATTCGAATTCCAAATAAATTCATCGTTGGTTTTGGATTGGATTACGATGGTTTAGGTCGAAATTTACCCGAAGTGTATCAGTTAAAAGAATAA
- a CDS encoding NADPH-dependent FMN reductase — MNDKKNIFVIIGSASSNSANLKLVEEIARLTANELNLRVYDELKSLPHFDPELSTDNPPKQIVELRNEIEKSDGLIICTPEYVFSIPSGLKNAIEWCISTTIFSDKPSGLITASASGQKGHEELQLIMKTAMAKFTDETCLLIQGIKGKFDEQGNLIDNETKKQLDKFIDALMKLTDEK; from the coding sequence ATGAACGACAAGAAAAATATTTTTGTAATTATTGGAAGTGCAAGTTCAAATTCTGCAAACTTAAAACTTGTTGAAGAAATTGCTCGTTTGACTGCGAATGAATTAAACTTGAGAGTTTATGACGAATTAAAATCACTTCCACATTTTGACCCAGAACTTTCCACTGACAATCCACCCAAACAAATTGTAGAATTAAGAAACGAAATCGAAAAATCTGACGGACTAATTATTTGTACACCAGAATATGTTTTTAGTATTCCCAGCGGACTTAAAAACGCTATCGAATGGTGTATCTCGACAACAATTTTCTCGGACAAACCAAGTGGACTCATAACCGCTTCTGCAAGCGGACAAAAAGGACACGAAGAATTGCAGCTTATAATGAAAACTGCAATGGCAAAATTTACAGACGAAACTTGTTTGCTTATTCAAGGAATAAAAGGAAAATTTGACGAACAAGGAAATTTAATTGACAATGAAACCAAAAAACAATTAGACAAATTTATTGACGCTTTAATGAAATTAACAGACGAAAAATAG
- a CDS encoding DUF6364 family protein, producing MNTKLTLSLEKTVIENAKSYAKKTGRSLSELVENYFKNLTEKSEIPDDIHPKVKKLIGRITLPPDFDEEKVKEEHYREKYGF from the coding sequence ATGAATACTAAACTCACATTATCGTTAGAAAAAACCGTTATTGAAAACGCTAAATCGTATGCAAAAAAAACGGGAAGGAGTTTGTCTGAATTGGTGGAAAATTATTTCAAAAATCTTACCGAAAAGTCAGAAATACCAGATGATATACATCCAAAAGTAAAAAAACTGATTGGTAGAATTACGCTTCCACCCGATTTTGACGAAGAAAAAGTAAAAGAAGAACATTACAGAGAAAAATATGGGTTTTAA
- a CDS encoding 5-(carboxyamino)imidazole ribonucleotide synthase has protein sequence MNYFSSHFKLGILGGGQLGKMLLFDTRKFDIQTYVLDPSDEAPSRIACNHFFQGDLMDFETVYNFGKQVDVLTFEIELVNLDALEKLENEGKKVYPSPKTLKLIQNKGIQKDFYIKNNIPTAPFKRYATLKDLVVDLVESNIQLPFVWKCTEFGYDGNGVKVIRQTSDLENLPNVECIAETMIPFKNELAVIVCRNPQGEIKTYPVVEMEFHPEANQVEYVICPARIDDKVAEKARAIALNVSQQFNHVGLLAVEMFQTEDDEILVNEVAPRPHNSGHFSIEASFTSQFENHLRAILDLPLGNTDSKVAGIMVNLVGAEGFSGDVIYENIEKILGWNGVTPHIYGKKETRPFRKMGHVTIVNEDINEARRIAEDVKNTIRVISVQ, from the coding sequence ATGAACTATTTTTCATCCCATTTCAAATTAGGCATACTCGGTGGCGGACAATTAGGCAAAATGCTGTTGTTTGACACCCGAAAATTTGACATTCAAACGTATGTACTCGATCCAAGTGACGAAGCTCCCAGCAGAATAGCCTGTAATCATTTTTTTCAAGGTGATTTGATGGATTTTGAAACGGTTTACAATTTTGGAAAACAAGTAGATGTTTTGACTTTCGAAATTGAATTAGTGAATCTTGATGCATTGGAAAAATTGGAAAACGAAGGCAAAAAAGTATATCCTTCGCCAAAAACGCTGAAATTGATTCAGAACAAAGGCATTCAGAAAGATTTTTATATCAAAAACAATATCCCAACAGCTCCTTTTAAAAGATATGCCACTTTAAAAGACTTGGTGGTTGATTTAGTAGAATCTAATATTCAACTTCCTTTTGTATGGAAATGTACCGAATTTGGATACGATGGCAACGGTGTAAAAGTCATCAGACAAACATCTGATTTGGAAAATTTACCAAATGTAGAGTGCATTGCCGAAACGATGATTCCTTTCAAGAACGAATTGGCCGTAATTGTATGCCGCAATCCGCAGGGAGAAATAAAAACATATCCTGTAGTTGAAATGGAGTTTCACCCCGAAGCCAATCAGGTTGAATATGTTATCTGCCCTGCTCGAATAGACGACAAAGTGGCCGAAAAAGCCAGAGCGATTGCATTAAATGTTTCTCAGCAATTTAATCATGTTGGTCTTTTAGCAGTTGAAATGTTTCAAACCGAAGATGATGAAATCCTAGTAAACGAAGTTGCTCCACGCCCTCATAATTCAGGTCATTTCTCAATTGAAGCCAGCTTTACTTCACAATTTGAAAACCATTTGCGTGCCATTCTAGACTTACCTCTTGGAAACACCGACAGTAAAGTGGCAGGAATTATGGTAAACTTAGTGGGAGCCGAAGGTTTTTCGGGAGATGTCATTTATGAAAACATTGAGAAAATATTAGGCTGGAATGGAGTTACCCCTCACATTTACGGCAAGAAAGAAACCCGCCCTTTTAGAAAAATGGGACATGTCACGATTGTTAATGAAGATATAAACGAAGCGAGAAGGATTGCCGAGGATGTGAAGAATACGATTAGGGTGATTAGTGTTCAGTAG
- a CDS encoding helix-turn-helix domain-containing protein, whose protein sequence is MAHPKILVIKETEKEIKNLLKQSIPFIGQRLRVLLILKQNEETGISRREVAKLAGVAPNSVQKWRTLYLNSGIDGLIKHGKTGFKPSVFNAAEHTMLETKLNNPQNGLQGYVELKDWIEKETGKSFNYNTLLYYCIRNFKSSVKVARKSHVKKDEDLGSSFKKTSEESVKKQH, encoded by the coding sequence ATGGCACATCCAAAAATTTTGGTAATTAAGGAAACTGAAAAAGAGATTAAAAATCTACTTAAGCAATCTATTCCATTTATTGGACAACGCTTGAGAGTACTTTTAATTTTGAAGCAAAATGAAGAAACAGGGATTTCTAGACGTGAAGTTGCTAAATTAGCAGGGGTTGCCCCAAACAGTGTTCAGAAATGGCGGACATTATACCTCAATTCTGGAATTGATGGTTTGATTAAACATGGAAAAACAGGCTTCAAGCCATCTGTTTTTAATGCTGCTGAACACACGATGTTGGAAACAAAACTCAATAACCCTCAAAATGGGCTTCAAGGTTATGTAGAATTAAAAGATTGGATTGAAAAAGAAACTGGAAAAAGCTTTAATTACAACACCTTGCTTTATTACTGCATCAGAAATTTTAAATCAAGTGTAAAAGTTGCCCGCAAAAGTCATGTCAAAAAAGATGAAGACCTAGGAAGCTCTTTTAAAAAGACTTCGGAAGAATCTGTCAAGAAACAGCACTAA
- the obgE gene encoding GTPase ObgE, protein MTEGNFVDYVKIYVSSGKGGKGSTHLHREKFIEKGGPDGGDGGRGGHVYLVGNKGLWTLFHLKFARHIKAGFGGDGSGDRSTGADGEDKYIEVPLGTVVKDKETGETLFEITDDGEKRVLCKGGKGGLGNWHFRSSTNQTPRYSQPGLPGVEMDVILELKVLADVGLVGFPNAGKSTLLSVLTSAKPKIADYPFTTLKPNLGIVAYRDFQSFVIADIPGIIEGAAEGKGLGHYFLRHIERNSTLLFLVPVDTPNIKEEYDILVNELTKYNPEMLDKERLLVISKCDMLDDELKAELKAELDVVFKDVPYMFISSVAQQGLTELKDKLWKMLNE, encoded by the coding sequence ATGACAGAAGGGAATTTTGTAGATTACGTAAAAATTTATGTTTCGTCCGGTAAAGGAGGAAAGGGGTCTACGCACTTGCATAGAGAAAAATTTATTGAAAAAGGCGGGCCAGACGGTGGTGATGGTGGACGAGGAGGACATGTTTATCTAGTGGGAAATAAAGGACTTTGGACTTTATTTCATTTAAAATTTGCCCGTCATATCAAAGCAGGTTTTGGTGGTGATGGAAGTGGAGATAGAAGTACTGGTGCCGATGGTGAAGATAAATACATCGAAGTTCCATTGGGAACAGTTGTAAAAGATAAAGAAACTGGCGAAACATTATTTGAAATTACAGATGATGGCGAAAAGAGAGTTCTTTGTAAAGGAGGAAAAGGAGGTTTAGGAAACTGGCATTTTAGAAGTTCAACGAATCAAACGCCTCGCTATTCCCAGCCAGGTTTGCCAGGTGTTGAAATGGATGTGATTTTGGAACTTAAAGTTTTAGCCGATGTTGGTTTGGTAGGTTTTCCAAATGCTGGAAAATCAACTTTATTGTCGGTATTGACATCTGCAAAACCAAAAATTGCCGATTATCCTTTTACAACTTTAAAACCAAATCTTGGAATTGTAGCTTACAGAGATTTTCAATCTTTTGTAATTGCTGATATTCCTGGAATTATCGAAGGTGCAGCCGAAGGAAAAGGACTTGGTCATTATTTTCTGCGTCATATAGAGCGTAATTCGACTTTATTGTTTTTGGTTCCTGTTGATACTCCAAACATCAAAGAAGAATATGATATCTTGGTGAATGAATTGACAAAATACAATCCGGAAATGCTTGATAAAGAACGTTTGTTAGTCATTTCAAAATGCGATATGTTAGACGATGAATTGAAAGCTGAATTGAAAGCTGAATTAGATGTTGTTTTCAAGGATGTTCCGTATATGTTTATTTCATCGGTTGCTCAACAAGGGCTGACTGAATTGAAAGACAAATTATGGAAAATGCTGAATGAATAA
- a CDS encoding PIN domain-containing protein — MGFKHIFLDTNILVDIVADRFPFSKNAILIFDYCQRNKIKMYSSSHSIATMHYIAKRVVDEKELRSIIEDLLDTISIIAVTESILKKSLKSSHKDFEDAIQITAAQSINTMDCIITRDLKDYKFSEINVFTPDEFLNTIN; from the coding sequence ATGGGTTTTAAACATATTTTTCTTGATACCAACATATTGGTTGACATTGTTGCTGACCGATTTCCATTTTCAAAAAATGCAATTTTAATTTTCGATTATTGCCAACGGAACAAAATCAAAATGTATTCTTCATCCCATTCTATTGCTACGATGCATTATATAGCAAAAAGAGTAGTTGACGAAAAAGAGTTACGCTCAATTATTGAAGATTTATTAGATACCATTTCAATAATTGCTGTTACGGAATCAATTTTAAAAAAAAGCCTGAAATCCAGTCACAAAGATTTCGAAGACGCTATTCAGATTACCGCTGCACAATCAATAAATACAATGGATTGCATTATAACTAGAGATTTGAAAGATTATAAATTTTCAGAAATCAACGTTTTTACTCCAGATGAATTTTTAAATACAATAAACTAA
- a CDS encoding hemolysin family protein, with amino-acid sequence MEIVIIFFLILLNGVFSMSEIALISARKNRLETAAKKGNKNAQTALDLANSPNKFLSTVQIGITLIGILTGIYSGDKITADVEAFVKGFQILIPYAHSIAVGIVVVVLTFFSLVLGELFPKRIGLNYPEGIAKAVALPMKIISVITAPFIWLLTTSTDFLLDVLRIKPTADGKVTEEEIKAIIKEGTEGGEVQEIEQDIVERVFHIGDRKINSLMTHRKSVMLLPLHSDKNKVKEFMLKELHSIYPVYGENYDDIVGVVNLKNIFAHFESDSFNLSEIMTEAPFMMEQTTAYKALEQFKRTGIHYAFVSDEYGIFQGVITLNDILEALVGNASDFYKDDFKLIEREDGTWMVDGHYSLHDFLTYFELDDLINDYEVTTVSGLIMTELSRIPKEGEKLIWQKFVLEVIDMDGVKIDKVMVKALKV; translated from the coding sequence TTGGAAATAGTAATAATATTTTTTCTAATACTCTTAAATGGGGTTTTCTCTATGTCTGAAATTGCATTGATTTCGGCCAGAAAAAACAGATTGGAAACCGCAGCAAAAAAAGGAAATAAAAATGCCCAAACCGCTTTAGATTTGGCCAATTCGCCCAATAAATTTCTGTCGACAGTACAAATAGGAATCACTCTTATCGGGATACTTACAGGGATTTACAGTGGTGATAAAATCACGGCCGATGTCGAAGCGTTTGTAAAAGGATTTCAGATATTGATTCCTTATGCACATTCAATAGCAGTTGGGATTGTAGTTGTGGTGCTGACATTTTTTTCTTTGGTACTAGGAGAATTATTTCCAAAAAGAATTGGATTGAATTATCCCGAAGGCATTGCAAAAGCCGTTGCATTGCCAATGAAAATAATTTCTGTAATAACAGCTCCTTTTATTTGGCTGTTAACCACATCGACCGATTTCTTACTGGATGTTTTGCGAATAAAGCCTACCGCTGACGGAAAAGTAACCGAGGAAGAGATAAAAGCCATCATTAAAGAAGGCACTGAAGGAGGAGAAGTTCAGGAAATAGAGCAAGATATAGTAGAACGTGTTTTTCATATTGGCGATAGAAAAATCAATTCGCTGATGACCCATAGAAAATCGGTGATGCTTTTACCTTTGCATTCCGATAAAAATAAGGTAAAAGAATTTATGCTAAAAGAACTGCATTCTATTTACCCAGTTTATGGAGAGAATTATGATGATATTGTTGGTGTTGTAAATTTGAAAAACATCTTCGCTCATTTTGAAAGTGACAGTTTCAACTTGTCTGAAATCATGACCGAAGCTCCTTTTATGATGGAACAAACAACGGCTTATAAAGCATTGGAACAATTCAAAAGAACAGGAATTCATTATGCTTTTGTTTCAGATGAATACGGAATTTTTCAAGGGGTAATTACTTTAAATGACATTCTTGAAGCTCTGGTTGGAAATGCATCTGATTTTTATAAAGATGATTTTAAGCTAATCGAAAGAGAAGATGGAACTTGGATGGTAGATGGGCATTATTCACTGCATGATTTCCTTACTTATTTTGAGTTGGATGATTTGATAAATGATTATGAAGTGACCACAGTAAGTGGATTAATAATGACCGAATTATCTAGAATCCCAAAAGAAGGAGAAAAGCTGATTTGGCAAAAATTTGTGCTAGAGGTCATCGATATGGATGGCGTGAAGATTGATAAAGTAATGGTGAAAGCCTTAAAGGTTTAA
- a CDS encoding adenylate kinase, with translation MINIILFGKPGAGKGTQAEFLKEKYKLTHISTGDVFRYNLKNDTPLGKEARVFMDAGDLVPDELTTKMLIDEVNKHLDSNGILFDGYPRTIAQAEALDAFLPTIGSRVNATVALEADDNILVARLLERGKTSGRVDDQDEEKIRNRYQEYNDKTAPLIGYYKDQNKFHAVNGIGTIREITERLTAVIDNL, from the coding sequence ATGATTAATATAATTTTATTTGGAAAGCCGGGGGCTGGAAAAGGAACTCAGGCAGAATTTTTAAAAGAAAAATATAAATTAACACATATTTCTACTGGAGATGTTTTTCGTTACAATTTGAAAAATGACACTCCGTTAGGTAAAGAAGCAAGAGTTTTTATGGATGCCGGAGATTTAGTTCCAGATGAATTGACGACTAAAATGCTTATTGATGAGGTGAACAAACACTTGGATTCAAACGGAATTTTATTCGACGGATATCCACGAACAATCGCTCAAGCCGAAGCTTTGGATGCCTTTTTGCCAACTATTGGCTCAAGAGTAAATGCAACTGTTGCTCTGGAAGCCGATGACAATATCTTAGTGGCTAGATTATTGGAAAGAGGAAAAACCAGCGGAAGAGTAGACGATCAAGACGAAGAAAAAATTAGAAATCGTTATCAGGAATACAATGATAAAACGGCTCCGCTAATAGGATATTATAAGGATCAAAATAAGTTTCACGCTGTAAACGGAATAGGAACTATTCGGGAAATTACAGAAAGACTTACCGCAGTTATCGATAATTTATAG
- a CDS encoding ATP-binding protein: protein MKISKLHIDQFRHLENLDFDFTYQSGERKGQPLDKICFIGQSATGKTSLLELIKEQHIAVNNTIVIDNFFSYKSGIEIINGSVTFNLNNNSFEINNEKLNYKNNTFKYIVSGSFSNLLTEEEKKYLYYFKANLISDKNIDLFTKNPIDLFEKHPGLNDKFNFNNFYSKENSVIFDDTVESDLWLVLLKEILQYRKKFNQKMSDLIHKGLLANQKKLSAEFEKWQKENPNKLELFAEKLNPILEKLNLEVDVFNTEYSIPIKNKRTDEIIPIQNTSTGTKGLLLSFLPLFKLDTKDSIILIDEPERSLYPDMQMDLMDHYKRLATEAQFIVATHSPFIAASFEPDERFILYFDEEGKVAVRRGSSPIGDDPNDMLYNDFGIDYINKYGKKVYNEYLEKRRQLLFEKNEEVKQKLQNEIESIGDKYNF, encoded by the coding sequence ATGAAAATCTCCAAATTACATATCGATCAGTTTAGACATTTAGAAAATCTAGATTTTGATTTTACGTATCAAAGTGGCGAACGCAAAGGTCAGCCTTTGGATAAGATATGTTTTATTGGACAAAGTGCCACTGGGAAAACTAGTTTATTGGAGTTGATTAAAGAACAACACATTGCAGTAAACAACACTATAGTAATTGATAATTTTTTTTCATATAAAAGTGGTATAGAAATAATAAACGGAAGTGTTACTTTTAATTTAAACAATAATTCATTTGAAATTAATAATGAAAAATTAAATTATAAAAACAACACATTCAAATATATAGTATCGGGTAGTTTTTCGAATTTATTAACCGAAGAGGAAAAAAAATATCTTTATTATTTTAAAGCTAATTTAATTTCCGACAAAAACATTGATCTTTTTACAAAAAACCCAATTGACTTATTTGAAAAACATCCAGGATTAAACGACAAATTCAATTTCAACAACTTCTATTCCAAAGAAAATTCTGTTATTTTTGACGATACCGTTGAATCTGATTTATGGCTAGTTTTACTGAAGGAAATTTTGCAATATAGAAAAAAATTCAACCAAAAAATGTCAGATTTAATCCACAAAGGGTTATTAGCAAATCAAAAAAAGTTGAGCGCTGAATTTGAAAAATGGCAGAAGGAAAATCCTAACAAGTTGGAACTATTTGCAGAAAAATTAAATCCCATCTTAGAAAAATTAAATTTAGAAGTTGATGTTTTTAACACAGAATATTCCATTCCAATAAAGAACAAAAGAACAGATGAAATAATTCCAATCCAAAATACAAGCACAGGAACAAAAGGGTTATTATTATCGTTTTTACCCTTATTCAAACTAGACACAAAAGACTCCATTATTTTAATTGACGAACCAGAACGTTCCTTGTATCCTGATATGCAAATGGATTTAATGGATCATTACAAGCGATTAGCTACCGAAGCACAATTTATTGTTGCTACTCATTCTCCATTTATTGCTGCATCGTTTGAACCGGACGAAAGATTTATTTTGTATTTTGATGAAGAAGGAAAAGTAGCCGTGCGAAGAGGAAGTTCTCCAATTGGTGATGACCCGAATGATATGCTTTATAACGATTTTGGAATTGATTATATAAATAAATATGGTAAAAAAGTCTATAATGAATATCTTGAAAAGAGAAGACAATTGCTATTTGAAAAAAATGAAGAAGTAAAACAAAAACTTCAAAACGAAATTGAGTCTATTGGAGATAAATATAATTTTTAA
- a CDS encoding N-acetyltransferase, with translation MISIKELNKDNLDGFIQYLTIHLSENGQNETALFQPLSKQQSTLSNEWKAKFEDGMNKKNDEIGWRKVWVAVNEESNIVGHIDIRSQNQLNTEHRVLLGMGVDSNFRNLKIGHKLLEFIINYCRDNHKISWIDLQVLTNNIPATKLYEKMNFEQLSLTKDMYRIDNISYDYTSMTLNVET, from the coding sequence ATGATCTCAATTAAAGAATTAAATAAAGATAATCTTGACGGTTTTATTCAATACTTGACAATTCATCTTTCTGAAAACGGACAAAACGAAACAGCTCTTTTTCAACCACTTTCTAAACAACAATCTACACTTTCCAACGAATGGAAGGCAAAATTTGAGGACGGAATGAATAAAAAAAATGACGAAATTGGATGGAGGAAAGTTTGGGTTGCAGTAAATGAAGAAAGCAATATTGTTGGACATATTGACATTCGTTCCCAAAATCAGTTAAATACAGAACATAGAGTATTACTTGGAATGGGAGTTGACAGTAATTTTCGTAATTTGAAAATTGGTCATAAGTTATTAGAATTCATTATTAACTATTGTAGAGATAATCACAAAATTAGTTGGATTGATTTGCAAGTTTTGACAAATAATATCCCAGCAACCAAACTTTACGAAAAAATGAATTTTGAGCAATTGAGCTTAACAAAGGATATGTATAGAATTGACAATATTTCTTACGACTATACTTCTATGACATTAAATGTTGAAACTTAG
- the purE gene encoding 5-(carboxyamino)imidazole ribonucleotide mutase — protein sequence MSKVAIIMGSISDMPVMQDAIDILKGFDIAVEVDIVSAHRTPEKLFDFSKNAHTRGISVIIAGAGGAAHLPGMVASMSPLPVIGVPVKSSNSIDGWDSVLSILQMPGGVPVATVALNGAKNAGILAAQIIGSADKTILDKIISYKDGLKEAVYKSSENLNK from the coding sequence ATGAGCAAAGTAGCCATCATAATGGGAAGCATTTCAGACATGCCAGTCATGCAGGATGCCATAGACATTTTAAAAGGATTTGATATAGCTGTAGAAGTCGATATTGTTTCGGCACACAGAACACCGGAAAAATTATTTGATTTCAGCAAAAACGCCCATACTCGTGGAATCTCGGTAATAATTGCTGGAGCTGGCGGTGCAGCGCATTTGCCAGGAATGGTGGCGTCAATGTCTCCTCTTCCTGTAATTGGAGTTCCTGTAAAATCAAGTAATTCTATTGACGGATGGGACAGCGTTTTATCTATCTTACAAATGCCTGGAGGCGTTCCTGTAGCAACTGTAGCCTTAAATGGAGCTAAAAATGCCGGAATCCTTGCTGCTCAAATTATTGGCAGTGCCGACAAAACAATTTTAGATAAAATCATTTCTTACAAAGATGGTCTTAAAGAAGCTGTTTACAAATCTTCTGAAAATTTGAATAAATAA